The Chitinivibrio alkaliphilus ACht1 region CAATCGGTCTGCTCGTATCCCCGTGCGAGAAATATTTAGCCCCGTTCCACAGGTTTCTCAAACAACGCGAATATTTCAACTTGGCGGCCCCGTAGGGGAGGAGGAATTACATATTCTTACCTTGACGGAGTATCTACCTCAGGAAGAAGAGCAACGATATCGAAGGCAAGCTGCCCATGAGGGCGAAGACCATGTTTGTGGATATCCCTTCTCTCCCGGTGTACTCTTGGGAGGTATAGACACAAGTTTAGAAGGATTGATTGCCTCGGGATCTTCGTACTGCAAGCTGTTTCTGGGCTATACCGGATGGAGTTCGGG contains the following coding sequences:
- a CDS encoding YqgE/AlgH family protein, which translates into the protein MKVDVQKGSVLFASKALQGSYFQDALILLIEHNEDGTFGLIINRSARIPVREIFSPVPQVSQTTRIFQLGGPVGEEELHILTLTEYLPQEEEQRYRRQAAHEGEDHVCGYPFSPGVLLGGIDTSLEGLIASGSSYCKLFLGYTGWSSGQLVREIAEGSWEVFSTLDLGTFLYDVTADEYVLREQIYELLTFYKK